From the Rhinatrema bivittatum chromosome 3, aRhiBiv1.1, whole genome shotgun sequence genome, one window contains:
- the SERTAD2 gene encoding SERTA domain-containing protein 2: MLGKGGKRKFDEHEDGLEGKVVSSSDSPSKVSYTLQRQTIFNISLMKLYNHRPLTEPSLQKTVLINNMLRRIQEELKQEGSLRPVFLATSQPTDPLGDSYREAQPAFSHLASQPAHPTDLVSTTPLESCLTPASLLEEDTLCTSQTVQHSGPTKPTPSPVQPGKDSFSSALDDIEELCPAPTSTETSADSKDSPESILHKTEGGTIENRTSESKLMDALPGNFEITTSTGFLTDLTLDDILFADIDTSMYDFDPCTSATGVASKMAPVTADDLLKTLAPYSSQPVTQNQPFKMDLTELDHIMEVLVGS, translated from the coding sequence ATGTTGGGCAAAGGAGGAAAGCGAAAGTTTGACGAGCATGAAGATGGGCTGGAAGGCAAAGTGGTGTCTTCAAGTGACAGTCCATCCAAGGTGTCGTACACCTTACAGCGCCAGACTATCTTCAACATTTCCCTTATGAAACTTTATAACCACAGGCCACTAACAGAGCCAAGTTTGCAAAAAACAGTTTTAATTAACAACATGTTGAGGCGAATCCAAGAGGAGCTCAAACAGGAAGGCAGCCTAAGGCCTGTTTTCCTTGCTACTTCACAGCCAACTGACCCTCTTGGTGACAGTTACCGAGAAGCTCAGCCGGCCTTCAGTCATCTTGCCTCACAGCCTGCTCACCCCACTGACTTAGTAAGCACTACACCACTAGAGTCCTGCCTCACCCCTGCCTCTTTGCTTGAGGAAGACACTCTTTGCACTTCCCAGACTGTCCAACACAGTGGTCCTACCAAACCAACACCTTCGCCTGTCCAACCCGGAAAGGATAGTTTCTCCTCAGCCTTGGATGACATTGAGGAACTCTGTCCAGCACCTACCTCTACAGAGACCTCAGCAGACTCTAAAGATAGCCCCGAGTCAATTCttcacaagactgaagggggaaccatAGAAAATAGAACAAGTGAATCAAAATTAATGGATGCTCTGCCTGGAAATTTTGAAATAACTACTTCCACGGGCTTTCTTACAGACTTGACCTTGGATGACATCCTGTTTGCTGACATAGATACATCTATGTATGACTTTGACCCCTGCACCTCTGCTACTGGAGTTGCCTCAAAAATGGCTCCAGTCACAGCAGATGACCTCCTAAAAACGTTAGCCCCTTATAGTAGCCAACCAGTGACCcaaaatcagccttttaaaatGGACCTTACAGAACTTGACCACATAATGGAGGTGCTTGTTGGGTCCTAA